A single region of the Salvia splendens isolate huo1 chromosome 18, SspV2, whole genome shotgun sequence genome encodes:
- the LOC121777081 gene encoding putative disease resistance protein RGA3, translated as MAHHIEVEDPKFFEKLRSLKYVKFLSLQGVSNIIALYNSILELTNLEVLDLRACVNLESIPEKIEKLKKLKQLDMSECYLLAKMPKGLSLLKYLKC; from the coding sequence ATGGCTCACCACATCGAGGTGGAGGATCCCAAGTTCTTCGAGAAGCTCAGGAGCTTGAAGTACGTCAAGTTTCTGAGCCTCCAGGGGGTTTCCAACATCATCGCGCTCTACAACTCCATCCTCGAGCTCACGAACCTCGAGGTGCTCGACCTCAGGGCTTGCGTGAACCTCGAGAGCATCCCGGAGAAGATTGAGAAGCTAAAGAAGCTGAAGCAGCTGGACATGTCGGAGTGCTACTTGCTTGCGAAAATGCCAAAAGGCCTCTCATTACTCAAATACCTAAAGTGCTAA
- the LOC121777774 gene encoding uncharacterized protein LOC121777774, translating into MTELERRGGEQAAAEEERLLSEEVSVLDFDMLCSTVAMQAQQGKWGKLNGDEEAELGYGGGVHRMWEGELFYDCLDDRRLALQSSCCPCYRFGKNMKRAGFGSCFLQGSVHLILLVIALSNLLAFTITRKCYFLYLAASFALSLGTYMGYYRIQIKKKFNIIGGDTSLDDFIYHIICPSCMLSQESRTLEMNNVQDGIWHGRGDTICVGSFSEDSKAYLELYPPYVVSTKCPQLLSMQQTSNDTIVLPTSVVGIV; encoded by the exons ATGACGGAGCTGGAGAGGAGAGGCGGCGAgcaggcggcggcggaggaggagaggCTGTTGAGCGAGGAAGTCTCTGTTTTGGATTTCGACATGCTGTGCTCGACCGTGGCGATGCAGGCGCAGCAGGGGAAATGGGGGAAGCTCAACGGAGATGAGGAAGCCGAGCTTGGATATGGAGGCGGAGTCCATAGAATGTGGGAAGGTGAGCTCTTTTACGACTGTTTGGATGATCGGCGCCTTGCTCTTCAATCGTCATG TTGCCCCTGTTACAGATTTGGCAAGAATATGAAACGAGCTGGATTTGGTTCTTGTTTTCTTCAG GGATCTGTccacttgattcttcttgtCATTGCCCTTTCCAACCTGCTAGCGTTCACAATAACCAGAAAATGCTACTTTCTATATTTGGCTGCATCATTCGCTCTCTCACTTGGAACATATATGGGATATTACCGCATACAAATAAAGAAGAAGTTCAATATAATA GGCGGTGATACTTCCTTAGATGACTTCATTTACCATATTATTTGTCCGAGCTGCATGTTAAGCCAG GAATCAAGGACGTTGGAAATGAACAATGTCCAAGATGGGATCTGGCATGGGAGAGGGGACACCATATGCGTGGGAAGCTTCTCCGAGGACAGCAAAGCATACTTGGAGTTGTATCCACCTTATGTTGTGTCAACCAAGTGCCCACAACTTCTCAGCATGCAACAAACCTCCAACGACACCATTGTTTTGCCGACTTCTGTGGTAGGGATTGTGTGA